A stretch of the Aegilops tauschii subsp. strangulata cultivar AL8/78 chromosome 4, Aet v6.0, whole genome shotgun sequence genome encodes the following:
- the LOC141021397 gene encoding probable LRR receptor-like serine/threonine-protein kinase At3g47570: MSNNRLSGNIPSTLSQCVVLEYLGMQSNLFAGSIPQSFANLVSIKQMDVSRNNLSGKIPEFLKSMKSLQDLNLSFNHFDGAVPTGGVFDIAGAVSIEGNYHLCTSIPTRGVSLCSAVVDKKRKQKLLILVLLPTVVATAILFSFIATICLRKRMKTNPHLQHDNEQIKIEKISYEKVSYKDLVRATDRFSSANLIGSGSFGRVYKGSLQFQEDQVAIKIFDLDINGAHRSFIAECEALRNVRHRNLVKIITLCSSVDHTGADFKALVFPYMPNGNLEMWLHLKDPENGERSILTLSQRTNIALDVALALDYLHNQCAPPVIHCDLKPTNILLGLDMVAYVIDFGLARFLFRTENAHQDSSATLSRLKGTIGYIPPGEISLFARYWFCLFLMELYK, translated from the coding sequence ATGTCAAATAACAGGTTGTCTGGTAACATCCCATCAACTCTCAGCCAGTGTGTTGTTCTGGAGTATCTTGGGATGCAAAGCAACTTGTTTGCAGGAAGCATTCCACAATCATTTGCCAACTTAGTCAGCATAAAACAGATGGATGTTTCTAGGAACAATTTGTCTGGAAAAATTCCAGAGTTCCTCAAATCCATGAAATCACTGCAAGACCTCAATTTATCCTTCAACCATTTTGATGGAGCAGTTCCAACAGGCGGTGTTTTTGACATCGCTGGTGCAGTGTCAATCGAAGGAAATTATCATCTGTGTACAAGCATTCCAACAAGAGGGGTGTCTCTTTGTTCAGCAGTGGTTGACAAGAAAAGAAAGCAGAAGCTACTGATTCTAGTTCTACTGCCAACTGTTGTTGCCACTGCAATCCTTTTCTCATTTATTGCAACAATTTGTTTGAGGAAAAGGATGAAAACCAATCCCCATTTGCAACATGACAATGAGCAGATAAAGATAGAGAAGATATCATATGAAAAGGTATCATATAAAGACTTGGTAAGGGCAACTGATAGATTTTCTTCAGCAAACTTAATTGGTTCTGGATCATTTGGAAGGGTTTATAAGGGCAGTCTGCAGTTTCAAGAAGATCAAGTTGCCATCAAGATTTTTGATCTTGACATTAATGGGGCACATCGGAGCTTCATAGCAGAGTGTGAAGCCCTAAGAAATGTTCGCCACCGGAATCTTGTAAAAATAATTACCTTATGCTCTTCAGTGGATCATACTGGGGCGGATTTCAAGGCCCTAGTGTTCCCATACATGCCAAATGGGAACCTAGAAATGTGGCTACATCTAAAAGACCCTGAAAATGGTGAAAGGAGTATTCTGACTTTAAGCCAAAGGACTAACATAGCCTTGGATGTAGCACTTGCTTTGGATTATCTTCACAACCAATGTGCACCTCCAGTTATACATTGCGACTTGAAGCCAACCAATATTCTTTTGGGTCTTGACATGGTTGCATACGTCATTGACTTTGGCCTAGCAAGATTCTTGTTCAGGACAGAGAATGCACATCAAGATAGTTCAGCAACTTTGAGCCGCTTAAAAGGAACCATAGGATACATCCCACCAGGTGAGATAAGCTTATTTGCAAGATACTGGTTCTGTTTGTTCCTTATGGAGTTGTACAAATAA